The proteins below are encoded in one region of Polynucleobacter sp. AP-Elch-400A-B2:
- a CDS encoding C40 family peptidase produces MSLKKDLLPTLIKLLPIAALIAITLAANPARAADAVADAAKDLPAEVAKETPKETMFQAGKSYFARVSDRLADSVTGKSDELINRAMEVIGVRYRWDAELPQSGLDGSSFVGYVFKDKLGFLLPRKSTQMSRVGKPITREELQPGDLVFFNTMRLTFSHVGIYVGDNKFIHSPSKGTSVRVDDLGSLYWDKRFDGARRLDGSDNLGDAERQELLNEVNKLKRKSRSL; encoded by the coding sequence GTGTCACTTAAAAAAGACCTCTTGCCAACGCTGATTAAGCTGTTGCCGATCGCTGCGTTGATTGCAATCACATTGGCTGCCAATCCTGCACGAGCTGCGGATGCTGTTGCTGATGCCGCAAAAGACCTGCCTGCAGAAGTTGCTAAAGAGACTCCCAAAGAAACCATGTTTCAGGCGGGTAAGTCTTACTTTGCTCGTGTGTCAGATCGTTTGGCAGATTCCGTTACCGGCAAATCAGATGAATTAATTAATCGCGCTATGGAAGTGATTGGCGTACGTTATCGCTGGGATGCAGAGTTACCCCAATCTGGTTTGGACGGTAGTAGTTTTGTTGGCTATGTTTTTAAAGATAAGCTGGGTTTTTTATTGCCACGCAAATCTACTCAAATGAGCCGAGTGGGCAAACCGATTACTCGTGAAGAATTGCAACCTGGTGATTTAGTGTTCTTCAACACCATGCGTTTAACTTTCTCTCATGTCGGCATTTATGTTGGCGACAATAAATTCATTCACTCCCCATCTAAAGGTACCAGCGTCCGTGTAGACGACCTTGGTAGCCTCTACTGGGATAAGCGCTTTGATGGTGCTCGCCGCCTCGACGGCAGTGACAACTTGGGTGATGCAGAGCGTCAAGAGTTGTTGAATGAA